The sequence below is a genomic window from Sander lucioperca isolate FBNREF2018 chromosome 10, SLUC_FBN_1.2, whole genome shotgun sequence.
TGTACGAGTCCCTCGCTCAGAGAATCAGAGCACCACAAAAAAGGGGAACAGCAGGGGGGTTTGGGTAAAAAAGCAGCAATGGCAGTGACTCATCAAAATGCTAAAACCCAGTCGGCCCCACGGTGTTATCTGAGATCTTTGGTAGCTTTGGGGACTTTTAAAACTTTGTAAATGTCATTGGAAAAGACCGTGGCGAAGTGGGGACGTGAGCTCTTGGACATGTGGGTGCAAAATGGAGTTTTACCAACATTTTGGGGATCCTCAATGTCCCAGATCTCTGGCATGCTGCACCCAGGCctgggcggagagagagagagagagtgagggaagAAACAAGAtacagagaggaagacagaagaAAACATGGTTAGCATTTTAACTGAATAAAAACTTATAGTTTATGCTTTCTTTGTTATTCTctctcaataaaaaaaagagaaatataaGGAGATGATTCTCACAGTCTCATGTCTCCCTCATTGTTTgcatattgtttatttatttagattaATTCGTAGCTTCCCcttaatcattttattttattcacttatttatttatatgtagtCACATTCTTTTGAATTTCTGAatgaatttttatttttgatactaAAATATATCAATATGTATTTtgggtaaaataaataaatatgccagGAATTTATAATACACAATTGATAAGATTATATGAGGAATACATTGTATGCTGTAAGAGAATTGGTAAGCAAAGTTAAATATTggaagagtttaaaaaaagaaaaatcatgaCGGAGAGTGTTcgttaaattattaaaaaatgttttatggagAAGGGGTGGGATTATAAAGTGTATACTTCTTCCCACTCCTTTTTCGGACATGtgacaatacattttaaaaaatcaaGTGTTTTGTTAATATTGTATGTtatctatatttttattttctgaatggcctgattttctgttttcttttacataTTTGAAACAAatttcaaagaaaagaaaaaagaaagaaaagtggtCCTGGGGTAACAATCTTTCTGGGAGGTACCTGGTTCGCCTTGTGCACCAGGAATCCTCCAGGACGAAGAAGTCCACTCCCAGCTTCATCAGGTTCCCCCGGACCGTTTCGCCAGTCATGCGGCTGTACATGGAGTAGACCAGCTTGGTTCTCTCCCTGCGTGGAACGCAATACAGTATAAATAtctattatataaatataaatatgtaaatcaATACAATGTTTGTATTAGGAAGCAAAGCATTCAAGTAAGGCCTTAGCTTGTCCCTCCTCTTTCATTAAAAATCAACAGTGCTAGTTAGACGTTGCCGGTGCCAGTGCTAGCTGGAGAGGGGGATGCGAGTGGAAATAAGAGCTGAGACGGGGCAACACTGTGTTTAAACTGTGAAACCATTCACATAAACCTGTCAACATGATCCCCTTAGAAAGTAATAACACCATAAACCATCTTAAATTCCAATCTGTTATGAGCTATAAGCATAAGGTGGAATACAACTAGAGTCACATTTAATGCAGCAGTTAAGTTATGGGAATGAGGACTGAATCAACTACAAAGTTCTCCGTTTCATAATGCAGAACTTTGAACCTGCAAATATTTGGATGACATCCACTCTGCTGATCCTACAAAATCAGCCATCGCAGGATTTTCCCGTTGTTCAGACATTATTTTGAATGTCTTAGGcacaaatgttaaatgttttgatgtttgaatTTTAATCTTACTATCTTATTAAGTGAAGCATTGTAACAAGCTTGTGATCACTTTCTCCTGTAATTTGTTAACTGGATGTGAAAATAGTGTTGACATATCCTGCTGTATATTTTTTGCTTTAGCTAAGAAAAGATTGAGTGATACATGTAGGAAAGGGAGACAAGATGTAGATAAAGAAagattggtaacactttacttgaaggtatctacataagagtgtcatgacactgtcatgaacacatgacactgtcatgacacagtcataacacatgaaccctaaccctaacttgtcatgacaaaaaccgaatgacagaaaagaaaagaagtgttatgtcataaacgtttatgacttgtttataatgtttatgacacgttcatgacagtgtcatgtcactcttatgtagataccttcaagtaaagtgtatcCGAAAgattttacacacattttacattaaATTCAAAACTGCCTCGAGCCACATATGGATGCTTTGTTGAACAACTCATTTTGGTTTCTGATCTGAGCAGAGGAGCAGTTTGTGCTGCTGCGAGTTCCACTGACCTCAGACCAGAGTCTTCGTAGTGGGGGTGGTTGACGATGGGCCGGCCTGTGGAAAGCTTCACGCTGGCCATGGTGGGCATGGCCCCAGCAAACACCGAATCTGCATCAATCGCacacaaaaccaaaaacaaatgaGACTACAATGAGATGATGGAACAGGAAAGTTGTAGAGTGGATACAACTACACTTCCACTTCTTTTATTCTTATTCATAAGTATCTAGGTATAGAATGTACCGTACTAAAAACCTTATACTATAGCCCGAATCCCCTTGACGTCGcactaaaacaaaaatcacttcCAGGCATTATTAAAAGTATCAATGTTCacattaagaattgaccccAAAACAGATACAttaatgttctttttatttaacatgaacacacagcGTGCAGTTCTACAGACTCTACAGTCAGTAAGTtgagtgacatttcattcagatatgGTAAGGTGATCGAGGGACCCCtttgaaaatggccatgccagtttttccctcgCCAAAATGTAGCCTTACTTTGGAGCATTTTTTAACCCCCTTCCCGACAGGCTAGCATGACATAGTTggtactaggggtgggaatcaccagaggcttCAAactacgatatcatcacgatacttatgtcacaatacgatattattgcgattttaaacatattgcaatattctgtgatatattgcaatttgtCAAGTCAaaacttcaaattttttttcccaatttcaaatgatgtccccaaaagttGTTCATCTCACTTGAATTGtatgctgcaaaatgggattgttgagcagacaaactgaccaacacatatataataatagatcgatactcggtgtctgtgtatcgatacagtattgccacggaaaatatcgcgatactatgctggatcgtttttttttctcccaccccTAGTTGGTACCAAAGGTCTtttagtttcatatgatacagacagagattgattctggatttttttttaacccagccctataGTTTACTGTCGTCATGGAAGCAGGCGACTTCACTCACCAGGCTGGGTGTTTTCCTGGATCCAGTCCAGCAGCTCCTCCTGCGGCAGGTTGCTGAACTCTCCAATGATCCCCCACTGGGCCTGCAGGTTGGCCACTCCCTGTACGGCCATGATGGCCATGACTGCAAACACTGCAACTTGGGGCTTATATCTCTCCCCGATCCAGCCAAACAACTGACATAACCAccagggggggagagagagcatTATTGAAGGACAGAATGTTTGCTCAACAAACTGCACCATACACATCTAATTTAAGTGGAGAATAacagaatagtttgacattaaggaaaaaaaaaaaagtttttgtagaaaaaaaaaagagttttgtATTGTAATTTTTAATCACAGACAGACCTACTTTATAATAGCTCTCTAATACCAACCCAATTAATGCTAAATAGTaacatgtatgtatgcatgcatgcatgcacgcaagtatgtatgtatgcatgtacagtatgtatgtatgtatgtacagtatgtatgtactgtatgtatgtatgtatgtacagtatgtatgtatgtacagtatgtatgtactgtatgtatgtatgtatgtatgtacagtatgtatgtatgtatgcatgcatgtatgtatgtacaatatgtatgtaggtacagtatgtactgtatgtatgtatgttatttgtttctgtatttattgttcttttattttattggctTTCAGTACGCACCTTCAACCAAGACAAATTCCTAATAAGTGCTACATCCCTAAAtctctttctgattctgacCTGTTTGGAGCAGATGAGCGAGGCCATGATGCACATGTGGGGCGTAAGGAAGAGCTTGAGACGCATAATGAGGATGGCCAGGACAGCAAACGCCACTAGCTGCAGGCTGTGGTACACCAGCTGCAGAGGAACAagttcacacacacgcacacacacacacacacacacacacacacacacacacacacacacacacacacacacacacacacacacacacacacacacacacacacacacacacacacacacacacacacacacacacacacacacacacacacactgatcagAACTGACGAGAAGGTGCAGAGGAAATAAAGTCGAGCAAGATAATCTAATCTCCTCAGCAGCCCAGGCAGTTAAACTCAGACAAACACAAAACTCAGAGCAGGTCGTTTCAACCCAAACACAACTGGATTCACATTTCTGGAGTATTAAAACAGCTTTAGTTAGATTTCACATTGCTGCAATATGATATTACAAAGTACATTTTACACGAGTATTTATGCTTCCATAATACAGAATAATGTGTTTGTCTTTATCGCTATagtagtgtctctgtgtgtgcttatgtgttgTTGATGCGTTCTAATGTGTGTCTACGTACTTTTACCTGTGTCTACTGTGTATGATACTACGGTTATGTTTTTCTCATGCCATCAACCTGCCAGTTGTCATGATCTGGAATAGTGGTTGTGTTATTTTACTTGTCTATGCCTATGTctttcttgttttatgtgtatttgttgtattgttgtagcgTATTGTTTTAAGCCATCAACCTgccagggactgcagatgaaaattagcctgtatggctaaatctggcacatttacatgttggactctcatgttgattaatgtgcattgtatCACcaatctaaaaataaaaaataaaaaaattgagtTAAGAGAATGAAAGTTGATTCATGACacgcagggctccagactaagaCTAGGCTCCTTTTTTTTGGTACAGCATAATACCAATGACCTTGCATGCTGATAAATAGGTGTCCTAATTTGCATACCCTAGTTTTGCCTTGATGTAAAGATTGACAGTGACTCGAGACTTGATATTAGCAAAATATTTTAATCTGACTTTCATCTCACCGCTGAAAAGAAGTAGAGAGGGGCTCAGTGTTTCAAGCGTAAACGGTGTTGCGGTAACAAGTTCAGAGTtgcctacaacacacacacacagcatagcTTTCCCCTCGCACCGCCACCACGGGTATCGCGTTAACCATTGTGGttgaaagtagggctgcacgatatgaggaaaacatgcgataacgttgttgaatatccccataacgatattacttgcgataaatgaTAAAATAGAATATAAAAGGGCGCCTGGgaagctcacctggtggagcgggCACCCatgtgcagaggctcagtcctcgacgcagcggctcagggttcgagtctgacctgtggccatttgctgcatgtcttccccctctctcccccctttcctgtctacagctgtcctgtctattaaaggctaaaatgcccaaaagattatctttaaaatataatataaaatatgttgcagccttttgcGATATGTATATTGCATCAGTTGATATTGCaatgacgattaaaaaaaaagagatattgtgcagccctagttgaaagtggtactttttctttttcactggCTCCGTCGGTCTCTCCCTGCCTGAACTTTAATCCTCAGTGGTGTCTGAGTCGTAGTAATAGATAATAGGGCGGACATTTGTATGGAAATCAAACTACCAGTTGAACATAGGAACAATTAAATATGCAATCTGTGATGATCGGTTTAAATTCCTAAAATGAAGCCACTGCTTGCCCTGTTGCTAGGCTACTGCTTTTCTCTTTAATGACATAAAATGGAGAAAATTTGCACTTAATAGATAATCATGACATGAAACTAACTGAGATGTAATGTGAGGAAGAATTTTGGATTTGGCATCATTGATGGAAGAATTGTGTATCAAGGTAAGGCTGCATGCTGATGTAAAATAAAACTGCCTCGCAGCAACATTAGCTTGTCACTCAATTAAGGCAGTGGAAGCACTACGAATGAACGGAAGCGGAGGTTGGTGAATTGCGTTCATATTCACTTGTATGAATTTTGTGTTCTAAAATTCTTAAAAAGTGACAGCCAGTTGCAGCCATGCTGTCAGTGATGCTATGATCTCTTCAGAGGCAGCTCCCCTCCAATTAAAACTGACCTCAAGAAAAGCTTCATCTGTTGGAAGGACTGTATAATGACATTTGCATGGTGCTTTGATCATTCCCTGTGAGGAGTGAGAACACCCTCGGGGCTCTGCACGGTTACTCATTGATCCATACAGAAGCATTAAAGTAATTATCTGGGAAACTCTGGAAACTTCCAAACACTGTGGCTGGTGGATGAACATCTGAACGTGTCCCTGCCCTGGGAGGGATAttacagaaaatgacatgaagCAGCTGAGAGAGAGCTGACAATAGGCAGCACGGGGAGATTTCTGAGTAGAAGGGAAGCCGCCTTTCATTTCTTAGTAATGAGAAAAGGGATGAAAACCACTTAGGGACATACTGTAGTCACTGAGCAGATGTTACTGCACTGGAGGAATATAATCAAATAAAACGGATTTTGAAAAATGGAACAACGCTGCAAAAAAAGAGCCTACGAGTTCACATTGAGGCGTTATTAAGATAACGCTTGTGTATatgcttaataataataataataaaggtaGTGCAAAGTTTTTTGTCCCACCTCTCCTTTTGCAGCTATTTCAGACCTGCAACACAGAACAGACAGAAATACATAAACTCAGATGCCCACTTGGGACAAAATATCTGTATTAAAAGcttttaaacatatttaaaagaaataattcCTATTTTCCCTATTAAAATCTGTTGGTAATTGATAGAGTCGACTGTAAATATAGTAAAAATGAGCAACATGGCCAGCGAGGAGGCCTCAGGACGCTCACCCTGCAGCTTCATCAACATCATCAGGCTTGACAGACACCTTCCCTCCGTCCCTCAGGAACCGGACTATATCCTGGACCGTCTGAAAAGGACAAATGGTTAGAATGAAATGCAAAAGGAGATTCCttcaaatgtcatgttttcaCACAAAAGAAGAGTTCACCGAGAAGATCTTCCTAACAGCTTGCTCATGTACCGCATACCATGCTTTGTCAAATCGACTTAAGTATTCTTGGCTTAGCGTGGGCAAGGCGTAATGAGATTAAACTACATAAAGAGCAGCTCCTTAAATATCTTTTTTCTCTGAGgcgtcccccccaccccccaatttttttttttttttcatgtttcagGAATCCAGAATAAATCTCGCTGTTCTTCCTTTCTCAAAGCTTAACTATACACATGTAAATGTCAACTATGCTTCCCATGCAGAGCAAATAAGACCACTGCAATTTCCTGAAACTGAAAGAGTATATAACCTGAATATATAAAAAGGAGCAAGCAGTTTTCCTCAGGGGTAATTAAGTAATCAGAGCAGATCAACTCCCAGTTTTGTCTTCCTGCCGCTGTGAGCCAGCGACTCACTGCATGTTTGACTGCCTGCTGTACTGGTCTGAAAGGCGTGGGAGGCTTCATACAGCAGGCCTGACACTTTTTCACAACCGTACAATTTCTCTAACTACAGCCTACACTCCTAAGACTCCTCATTTCCCAAGGATTGTGCAAACGAAGACAGGTGTTATGCATATATAGGATTCTTATGCATTTTACTACAAGatgcagggctgcaactaacgcttattttcattgttgtatctgttgattgttttttttcaatttctcgattagttgtttggtctataaagcccgagacacaccaagccgatcattggccgtcggacagtctggcgaggtcagtgactcgagtctgttccgtgtgttccgtgccgtcgtccgttggaggggccgtcggccttcattcaATCAGAAGGCGGGCAGTCTGGACTcagtgaccaatctgattggtggagtgctaacccagaaatggcaagcgggatgagcgcGGCGaacagcctctcaaaatctgacgaaaatcttttaaactgactattgtcgatctgaaatgaagacattcagcaactgcatggcctatttctcgcttcaaatgttttcagaaacatgtttcggtgaactatcttcgtaaaatatgagattgtattctgaatgagccgCCATTAATGCCAGGTTGTAacatccgggagcagccagacccacgtgacgcgttcgtccaatcagctgccggttttcatttttgggcgacaacaCAGATTAGcgtcgcctgctgttatggagacgtattacgtctcgtcgctttggtgtgttccgaggcacttttttgaccaacccggggagactgatcagtccaactggcttttctgctgagggtcggccgtctggtcggtgtgtggcttaaaatgaaaaatgtcgatcagtgtttcctaaagcccaatatgtccacaactcaaagacattcagtttactgtcacagaggagtgaagaaaccagaaaatattcactGTTAAGAAGCTTTTAAGTGTTTTCATTGGTATCCATTAGATATTCTAGCATCTTCATTAGCACTggagcattttaaccgttttatTTATTGTCTCATTGTTGTGCTATTCATTGTCCCCATTATATGTTGTCTGTGGTGTCAGAAACTGTGTGTCATGGATGCCCTGCACTTTTTAACTGCGCAACAAATTTACGTACGGgtacaaataaagaaaacaaagaaaatttgGACTTTTGTTTCTTAAAAGATTACTCAAACCGataaatcaattatcaaaatagttggagattaattgaatagttgacaactaatcaattaatcagctCTTAAAAGAcgtgttttgtatttgttttgttcattttgatgtatgtgtgcatgcattttaATTACTGATGTGTTATTGAGTCAGGTGTTTCTGTGATTCGAGCCCTTTTACGTCGTGAGATGTGGTTCTGGAAAAAGCTAGGAAGAAGACCTTAGTTTATCTACTGTTTGGGATGTAACCACAGACAGATCTACACTATCTTTAGGGTCCTCTTTTTGCTTTGCAGCCAGACTTTGTGTAGTTAagcatttttttgggggggaggaTCCGATTTGTTCTGCTACTttgaaaacaaaccaacaaaaagTGTTTGTCTGAATAGCTACACGAAAACCTACCCTCCAAGCGATGACAGCAACCACCAGCATGTTGATGGGCAGCAGCAACGTTCTGAGGTAACGTAGAGGGGtctgaggggggagagagacagaggcacaGTCAGGTACCAAATCTAATATTGCACACTGTACTCTAACCAGCTGTATGCACGGTCACGACACGCAAACAAAAACGTGAAACGTTGTGTTGCTTGGTTGTGTTTTGATGCTTGCATGGCTTCTTATACTGAATGGGGATActgttgatgtgtaactgtgctgatgtcttgctgcttcctgtagctctgcatggcttactgagaaagcttatttgttgctctagctgtctgtatggtgtcttgttgacttctgtctgtatagtttaacctgtactaatgtcttaCGCACAGTCTGTAGCACAGAATCATCTCAAAATAAGCTGCCAGGTTCTGCTGTTAGGTTTCTATTCCCCCATTAAATtcagagcacagctctgtctcCCTCCTGCTGTGAGAAAATACCAGCCACTTTGATACAAAACAgcaggcttttttttcttctttttttctgattaaAAGAAATGGGTTTCAAACCAAACCACCCGAGATTTGTATTTTTATCAGTGAAAGCTTCACGCATGAAAAATAGGAACTCTGATCGAGGGCCAGATTTTGGTATAAACAGACCTTACCTCCAACTCCATGAAGTCAAATTCTGCAGCACACGTGTACATCAGAGTGTGGAAGTCCTTGTAGCTCGTGAACTTAGACTTGATCAGTGCACTGATGTGAGCCtggaaaagacaaacaaaaatcatgtttttctatacattttgcattttttaacaATGATCTAATTCATCTAGTAAGTTAATTGTTCAGTATGACCTTTTCTGATGGTGGCATTTGACAATATAACAGTTAAATAGGCCGTTAGCTTCACAAAGCAATCTAAACCTTGGCAGCTAAGTTTTCACTTGAGGGTTGACTACACAATGTGACTTGAATATCAtttctttaataaaaaataatacagtGTGTAGAGTAGTGTGTATTGCTAAACATTTATATGAACTGatccacatttaaaaacatatctGTGCAACTATTAAACTTTTCAATATGTAGActtaaacattatttttctaCGTTCCTTTCTCTTTCTAGGAACCCTTCATTGTCATTACTCTGATTTTACGTCAAACATATTATTCaggaatagggttgggtatcgtttgggttttttccgatactggtgctaaagcgatacttttaaaacggtgccggtgcctaaacagtgcctaaacggtgcctgaccGATACgctactttttaagaaagtgaaaataagaagggtactaaacaacagtcagcgacattaaagaacggcttgtttattgctaaggccatgtggtcaaaattaaatgatttaataatatagtaataaatataacttataacaataacgtatttcactagtaaattgctgttgaacgacaaaaacaaccaccagatgggaaaaaggtattttacaataactttgaacgCACCGCGAGGCTACCAGTTTCAAGtcaacgcaccgtctgtgttgttttttccgACAACGTCGGACTGTTAACGTCCCgttgttggaatcctctacggTGAAattcagtcacactttacactgtttagctgtcagcattttaactgtgtttaatccagctgctagctaacggtaggctaacgttagctgctgtcgagtgttaACTAGCAATGCAGAACTGTTGTCTCTAAcatccgttttcggagcatcagagagcagcgaaGGCATATGAGTGGCACCGGAATGAGGCactgaaatccgcgttgctattcggtctggtagataccggtcgttaaggcaccggtgccgtattagtaccgggtctcggtacccaaccctattcaggaataTAATCTACTTCAAACTGAATATTAGCAGTTTTTCCAGATACATGTAGTAAAGTTCTCTGTAGCTTACATCATCAGAGGCACAGAGGACTGTAGACAGCATGAATTTGAGCAGAATGGTGGAGCCAACCCAAGCCAAACCCTGCATGAGCTGAGGAGGGAGAAGAGATGCACACTGACAGGCTGtaatgtgtgtacacacacacacacacctccgaCAGAAACCTGTAATCAAAGCTTCAAGGCGCTGTGGAGTTGGGAGAAAGCCAGGTAGGCCATTGTTGACTGGACACAGTAGCCAGAAAATCCAACTAGTTCCAATCTTTTACCTCTTTTAACAACAAACTAACTGATCAAAAACTAAGGCTGCATAATCGACATGTTTATTTTCTGGAGATGATAGTTTCAAATACGAGAACATGGACACTACTAAATATAAACATGTAATATGAGCCACATTTGGTTATTTCTGCCATAAGAAAGTGGCAAAAAATGATGTGTATCCCTCTAAAGTCATTTCTACATACCCAGATGACGATGCCAGGTTTAAAGACTTGCGCAAATCGATCCCTTAATGCAATGATTgcctggagaaaaaagaaaataccaaAACAGAATTCAAAACCACAAAAGAAATCATCCATAGTTAACCAAAATgataaaatacaaacatattaCATCAGTTAACAATGgttttgtattttcatttccactttCCTCTGCAATACCATTTACtcaaacaaatgtatttgttatttaaaggaacacgccgacttattgggactttagcttattcaccatatccCCCACAATTAGATAAGTCcagacatacccttctcatctccgtgcgtgtcgtaactctgtctgacgcgccctccgctagcctagcttagcccagatcctggaggtgaccggctccatctagcctactgctcccaataagtgacaaaataacaccaacatgttcctatttacatgttgtgatttgtatattcacagagtgtacaaataacaaggtcacatgagacacagccatctaaccgtatacaaacttgGGAACTATTCTCAGAAGATGAAGCACTGCTGCTTGGGAGtgatattactccaactctgagcgaactctctgctcctcaccatggggcttctcaggtgctgcgagcaaatcactccacccaaggagcagaagtagcagtgctttgccttctgagaatagtctatatctacgagcttatagttcccagtttatatatggatagaagatggctgtgtctcatgtgaccttgttatttgtacacgctgtgactatacaaatcacaacatgtaaataggaacatgttggtgttattttgtcacttattgggagcagtaggctagatggaaccggttacctccaggatctgt
It includes:
- the dpy19l1l gene encoding dpy-19-like 1, like, translating into MVAKYRKQSGKSPATQTDRDKSPLVSPPGKSNVRRPGREGKAFNSSHPNGLSGIRQKLGLTPSGAVKLGITLLLAALTGYLHWHHLSQLFENDRHFSHLSNLEKEMAFRTEMGLYYSYYKTIIEAPSFLDGLHMIMNDRLTEYPLVINTLKRFNLYPEVVLAGWYRMYTGVMGYFGIPTKMCWSINRGEGLSPVDSCEGMGDPAYFYVAFVFLLNGAMMSLFFIYGAYLSGSRLGGIVTTMCFFFNHGESTRVMWTPPLRESFAYPFLVLQMLLLTYILRTRNPSRTAMVALGISNLCFMLPWQFAQFVLLTQVASLFASYILGYLGAAKMQSILVTHMITLGVCFVLMFGNSMLLTSFYASSLVSIWAIIALRDRFAQVFKPGIVIWLMQGLAWVGSTILLKFMLSTVLCASDDAHISALIKSKFTSYKDFHTLMYTCAAEFDFMELETPLRYLRTLLLPINMLVVAVIAWRTVQDIVRFLRDGGKVSVKPDDVDEAAGSEIAAKGELVYHSLQLVAFAVLAILIMRLKLFLTPHMCIMASLICSKQLFGWIGERYKPQVAVFAVMAIMAVQGVANLQAQWGIIGEFSNLPQEELLDWIQENTQPDSVFAGAMPTMASVKLSTGRPIVNHPHYEDSGLRERTKLVYSMYSRMTGETVRGNLMKLGVDFFVLEDSWCTRRTRPGCSMPEIWDIEDPQNVGKTPFCTHMSKSSRPHFATVFSNDIYKVLKVPKATKDLR